The Oscillospiraceae bacterium genome contains the following window.
TGCGTACGCGGCCGACACGGGCGGCGGCGCGGCCGCTGGCGGCGATACGGGCGACGCATACGGCACAGCGGGCGGCGACGCATAACTCGGGGCATAGGGAACCGGAGTGGGCGGCGATACGGAGACGCCGGCGGAGGTGAGCAGCACTGTCTCCGCGCCCATCACACCGCCGCGGGACACGGTCTCCTCGGTGATGTATCCGCCGCTCTCGGTGAAGTGAATGTGATCCACCACCTGCCGCCCGGCCTGTCCGCTCACGGCGGGATCCGACAGATTGAGCAGGACGGACTGCTGCTGTTTCGCGGACAGCGAGAGCCGGTATGCGTACAGCGCTTCCCGCATCTGAACAGCGCTCTGCCACCGTTCGCTCGGCGTGAAGGCGCACGTCCGCAACACAATCTCCGCCAGCGGCCCGTCGGCAAAGGCGGGCGGCGGCAGGGGTTCCCCGCGCAGACGCATCTCCTGCGCGTTGTTGTATTCAAAGTGCGTGACCGGCGCGGGCAGCGGCGGGAGGAAGGGCGCGCGACCCCCGTTGAGCAGCCGATAGAGCACCAACCCCAGCGAATAGATGTCGATCCGGTAGTCCCCTTTTTCCTGCCGCGTCAGTTCCGGCGCCATGAACATCACAGTCCCCCGGGCCGACATCCGTGTAGCCGACTCGTTGAGGGTCCTGACGATTCCAAAATCTCCCAACTTGTAGTCGCCGTCACTGTTGATGAAGATGTTCTCCGGCTTCACATCCCGGTGGACGAGTTTGCGCTTTTGCAGCACGGCCAACGCATTGCCGATGTCCTCGCCTATCGAGAGCACGTCAATCAGCATGAGCGGCTTACAGCGCATGTACTCGTTCAGGTTTGTGAGGCATTCCATTTTGATATAGATGTCATACCCCGGGACATTTTCCTTCTGGATGATCTTGTGGTCGTCGTAGGAGACAAAATTGGTGTGCCCTCTCAGTTCGACGTTCACATTGATCTCCGTGATGAATGTCTCGAGCACCTGAGAGCAATAGGCGCGGAGCGTCGCGTCGTCGGAAGCCAGTCCCTCGGAGAAGATGTCCTCCACCTGATTCGCTCCGCCGGGGATGGAGATGTGCTTGATGGCCGCATAATAGGTGCCGCCGTACTCCTGCTTGGCCACCAAGTATACCTTCCCGTACGTCCCTTGTCCGAGCAGGCGCACAAAGCGCCAGCCATCCCACGGACACACAAACTGCATCTGTCTGGAAATGATGATCACATCCTCACCGGAGGGACCGCCGCGCGGCGCCCCTTCATGAAATCTCTTTTATCTTAATTACCCTCTGTAGCATCGCCGTCTCAATATGTGCGGATCAGCACCACCGAGATGTTGTCCCGCTCGCGCCGCTGCATGTTCAGCCCAATCAGATACTCCGCGTTGTGTTTCATCGCGGCGGTGTGATCCAGCGCCGCCGGATTGAAACATGTGAAAATCTCTTCCGGGGTGATCTCGTTGCGAAATCCGTCCGTACAGAGCATGTAGACACAGTCGCGCCGCGTCGCGCCGAAGAACAGATCCGCCTGCACCACCCGTGAGGCGCCCACGCACTGTAACAGGATATTCCGCCTGGGATCACAGCGCGCTTCCTCGTCCGAGAGGCGCCCCTGCCGCGCTTCCTGCGCCGCCACCGTCTGATCCTCCGTTAACTGCCGGACGCTTTCCCCGTCGATCTCATAGGCCCGGGTATCGCCGACATTTAAAATATAGTAGCGCTCGTCCGTCAGCAGCGCGGCGGTGACCGTGGTGCCCAGTTTGATGCCGTGAAGACGACCGTATTCCATGATCTTCCTGTTCTCCCGCGCAATGATCTTCTCCCACTCCGCTCGGATCTGCTCGTCCCACAGAGGCGCGTGGCAGATCCGCCGGAAGTCGTTGTCCAGCCACCGGATAAACGCGTGCACCATCGTGGCACTCGCGAGCTCTCCGTGGGAAAGCCCCCCCATGCCGTCGCACAGCACGGAAAACATCATCGCGCCCCGCGGCGTCTCGACAATCTTCACCACAAAACTGTCTTGGTTCGTATCCTTCGCGAGACCGATATCGGTGCTGGCGGACACGATAAAATTCATACTCTCACCCATCTTGCCCGCGGTATTTCGGTTCTAATTCGTTGTATTTTCATTAAATATTACAAATAGTTTTATTCTGTCGACGGTTTAGAGGAACCATCAATACAACCGGAATTCAAATTCCTCGTTGGCCAGCCGGACTCGGGCGCCGTGCGGCAGCTTGACCTCCACATTGCTCGCGATCATCACATCGTTCAAAAAGGTGTGGTTTTTGGAATTTGTGTCCACGATAAAAACTTCGCCGCCGCGCATGATCACGTTGAGATGGCTCCGGCTGACGGCTGAATTGTCCCGGATCGTGTAGTCCGCATAGTTTTTCTCCTTGCCAATCTTGAAGAGCGGTTTCGTGAGATAAATCTTCTCTTGGGTCTTCAACCGGAACAGATGCGGCGCGCTCCCGGGCATGGGCGCGCCCTCTTCCAGCAGCGTCGTTCCCTCCGAGACCAGCGGGTCCATAGAAAACAGTGACGGGGCGTCGTAGTCGCCGACGGCCTGCGACGGCGGCCACGGAGGCGGCATGGGCCGAAGCACCGGCCGTTGCACCAAAGGCCGATCGGCGGGCGCCGGCGGCGGGAGGGACGTCGGACCGGCGGGCCTCATCAGCGGGAGCATAGACGGCGGGGGCGGCGCAGCCATCGCCGGCGGCGGCATGGGCGGCGCGCCGGAAAGCGGCATCTCCATCCCGGGGGCGGCGGGCGCGCCCTTTTGGGGCTTGACTTTCTTGCTCTTTTTCCCTTTCTTGTCGTCGGTGTTCGGGTTCTTGCTAAAGAGTCTCCACTTGCTCTCCTTCTTCTCCCGGCCGGGCTTTCCTCCCGCCGGCGCCGGCGGGAGCGCCGCACTGTTCGGCATCGCGAGGCCCGGCGGCAACTGAACGCCGACGACCTGCCGGGACACACCCGGCGACGGCGGCATCGGGAGCGGCATCGCCGCCGCCGGATGGGCGGCGCCCGGGAAGGCGGCCGGCCTCGGCGCGCCCGCGCTCAGCGGCGGCACAGGAACCGGCGACGGCGGGGGTGATGGCATGGACAACGGCGGCAGAGGCGCGGGCATCGCCATCGACACCGGCGCCGCCTGCAGGGGGGCGCTCTCCAAAAACACCGGACCCTCCGCCGGTCCCGCCGGTGGAGGCGGGCTCATGATCACCTGCGTCTGCGTGGTGGACACATAGATCAGCGAGTCGATCTTCTTTTTGAAATCGGGCAGCAAAAACACCGCGACGCTGTTCAAATAATTGATGATCTGCGCGACATAATCGCAGTTTTCCGACTGGTCAAACTGTGTATTGAACATGATATCTTTGAAGAAGGCGACCAGATTTATCGCGCCCGTTTCGCGTCTCACAGGCAGGCAGATCAGGGACACCTCACAGGTGGAGACGTCGGTGTAGATGTTGTCCACATCGAACAGGAAGGTTTCGCTCTCCAGCATGTACTCCTCGGCGGAGGCCAGGGCGGCGGCGATGTTGGAAAAGACGCCGAGCAGGCGTTTTTTGTTGACCTGCCCCCCCAAAAAGTGCCGCAGGGAGATCTTCGAAGAGATGTTGTACTTGAGGATTCGAGCGTCGTCGATCTGCGTAAACAGCACGGGACTCAGCCCCGGGATCCTCGTATTGGTGATCATCCCGAAGGTAAAGGTATCGATGGTCTCGCTGTCCTCCAGCCGGCATATCAAATAGGTGTTCACACCCTGTGTCTCAAACCCCAATTTCATCCTGTCCACCCCTTCCGCGCCAGTTTTTGGCATGTCAACGACCCCTACGGGCGGCTTGTCAGTTTGATGTAACGCCAGACACCGCCGATTTTGACTGGGCAAAGGCCGTTGTCTGAGAAACATTTGGCGTCCATAAACATGCTGTTGATCACCACGCTGTCCGCCTTCGAGATGAAACTCCACCCGTCCTCGATCTTCACCGCGGCAAGTCCGCTGCCAAACGAGCGGGCCTCCTCGTACTCCTCACTGGGCTCGATAACAATCGCGCCGTCCCTGTCCACAAACCCCCACTTGCCGTCTCTCTTCACCGCGGCCCATGTGTCCGTGAAAAAGGGCATCGCGTCCTCAAACCACTCTTGCCCCATCCGTTTGCCCGATGAATCTACCAAAATATACCATCCGTCCATCTTGACGAAGATCCGACCCTGACGGCTGCAGTAGTTATATTCGTCGATCTTGACGTCCTGATAGGGACCGCCAATCTGTGTGCCCGCGGCGTCGATCAGCGTCCATTGGTCCCCATTGCGGACGGCGGCCACCCCGTCGGCAAAGGAAGTGGCCTGGTCGTAGGAGGCCAGCACCGGTTGAAAGATGCTGTTCACATAGACATACCGCCCGTCTTTGACTGCGGCCGCCCGGTTCTCGCTCATCGCCCACAGCCGCTCATACGGCTCGTCGGAGGCCAGGTATTTGAGTCCCTCCTTGTCAACGAAGTACGAACGTCCGTCCACCGTGACGCCGCCCGTTGCCGTGAAGTCGGACGCCGTGTCGAAGAACTGCGGCATGACCGGCGTCAGGTTCTCATTCAGATACCGGGACCTGCCCTTCACCCGCACCACGGCGTACGGCCCGCTGAAACAGTTTGCCTCCTCGTAGCTCTCCCCGACGAGCGTATATCGGTAGGCGCACCACAGATAGAGCTGCGTCAGTCTGTCTGTCCGCACGCCGGCCTTCGAGGCGTCTGTGACCGTGGTCACGCAGTCGGTGTACCGCTCCACCTCGTAGTAGTGGTTCGCCAATATCTCGTACCCGGCCGCCTCTTTGGGGAATTTGACCACGATCCCCTCCAGGGTGTTCTGGTACTGCTTGGACCGCCCCATCCGGCGGTACGCTTCCGCCAGCAATTGATTGTGAGCCAGCGTATCCTCCAGCTCGATCACCCGCTCGTAGCAGGCGACGGCCGCGCCGTACGCCTCCAGCCCCATCTGCTGCTCCGCGACGGACAGGTACTGCGCAATCTCAGCGCTGCTGTCCTCCGGCCGGGTAGCGCCGAGCCCAGCCACCCAACCGACGAGCGCAACCAGCACAACCGCAAGGGGTATCAAAAATTTTTTCAACTTCGTTCCCTGCCCTCTTCGCCCCAAATCGTCACAGCCCCAGGAAAACGCTGACCAGCATACTAAACAGGGTGAACGGCCCGATGGGAAGCATCGTCTTGCGGTCCATCTTCTTGCGCGCCATCATCACAACGCCGTAGCCCGCCACCAGCGCGACCGTATACAAGATAACATAGAAAACTCCGTCCCACCCGAGGAGCAGCCCCAAAACACCGAATAGTTTGACGTCGCCCATCCCCATACCGCCCTTGGTCACGAGCAGGCACAACACAAACACGCCCGCGCCCAGCAGCAGACCGCCGCCGGCCGCTTTCAGCACATCGACCGCCTCGTAGCGAAGCACAAATACATCCACGGCGAAAAAAACCGCAAACAGTCCGAGACCCGCCGCAATGAGCGTGTTGGGGATGATGTGCTTTTTGTAGTCCATGTACGCGATGGGGATCAGCCACTCGCATACGCAGAGGAGTTTCACCGCGTACGGCACGCCGCTGTCATAACAAAAATGGGAGACCAAGAACGCCGCCTCCGCCAGCGGCACGGCGCACAGCAGCGCGACAACGGCGTTTTTCCGCCGCACGATGGCGCCGCACTTCCGCCCCAGGGAACCATCCTCCCGGAGAACCTCCCTGTTGTTATAGAGCAGCACCGCCGCAGCCGCTACCAGCACCACGGGCGCCGACACCCAAGCCTCCACCGTCTTTCATCCTCTCATAACGTGGGTTGCACCTGCAACCCACAACACAAATTCTTGTTTTTGTTGCCGCTTCGCGGCAACAAGGTACTAATCTTTCGGGGGCGGTTCCCCGCAAAATCCTCCGGGCACGGGTACACGGTTCTCCCCTGCGCCGATGCGCCCGTCCTCTTACGGCGCAGCCATCGGAAGCGTCTCTTGGTCGCACAAGGGGGTATCCGTCTCATCCCACACAAACGCCGCGACTTGGCCGCCCGCGAACTGCTCTTTGTCGAAGGCAATGCTGAGTGCCTCGACGCCGCCGGACAGTGTGAATGTCTTTTGCTCGATCTGGGCGAGCGTGCCCGTCGCGCTGTACAGCGTGACGATGAGCCGCGCCGTCCCCGACGCCGCCGCATGGCCGAAACGGGCTGTCGCGCCGGTCGCCGTCTCGGTGAGCGTCAGTCCGGGCGCCGGCGGCGGCGCCTCCCGGTCGGTGGTGACATCGAGGCCGGGACCGGCCGGGGACGCCAAGTGGGTGGCGGTCTCCGCCTGTCGGGCGTAGAAGGCATACGCCGTGTCGGGCGCGAGCCCCCCGAAGACGGGGCTGTCTTGCCACGCGCCGTCCGTACCCAGACGGTACTGGAAGGGACCGGCGCCCGCGGGCGCTGTCAGCGTGACGCTGTCTGTCGTCCTGCCGCCCTCGCCCGGCGCGCCCGGCGCGCTCTGCGGGGCCTTCGCCACGACGGTTCCGTTGGTTGACAGGACGCTGCCGGCGTAATGGGCCGCGCTGACTTCCACGTTGAGCACCGCGCCCACGTCAGCCTCAGTCAGGTTGTATGTACTGCCGGCCGCGCCGGCTACGGCCGTCCCGTTTCGATACCACTGGTGGGTGAGCGCGCCAAGGTCCGGCTGCGTCAGCCCGGCAGTATCGACGGTCAGCGTCTCTCCAAACATATGACTGCCGCCGACGGCGACAGCACCTGTCAATGTCTCTTTTTCGGTGGTGACGGCCTGCGCCGTAGACGCTGCGCTCTCGTTGTAATTGCTGTCGCCGGCGTACCGTACCTCCAACGCATAGACCGTGTTGGCAGCCAGACCGGCGACGCCGGCGTCGTTGTCATACACTGCCCAGGCGCCGTAGTCACCCCCGGCGGGTTGGAGCCGATATTCGAGGAGACCGTAGGCAACCGGGTACGCATTGGTAATCCGGAAACCCGATGTGGTCACATCGCCGGCCACTGGTTGGTCCGGAGTCGGCGAGGCAGCCTTGCCGACGGTGAAACCGGCCGTCCACTCGCCGGTATACGCGGGGTCGTCATCCAGCGTCACCAAAACGGTGTAGCTGCCTGCATTCGTCGGCGGCTCGGCGCCGGCGTAATCACCGCCGTTGTTGGCCGTACCGGTGTACCATGCCGTCAAAGTGGCGACGGTGGGCGTCCCGCCGCCGAAGCTTACCGATCCGCCGTAACCGGGATGGGGGACGCCGTTGTACACGCTGTCCGCAATGGCGAGCCCCTCCAGCGTGACGACCTGCTTGCCCGGCGCCGTCACCGTCACAGGCAGGGGGATGAACCCGGTGTTGTCGCCGCGCGCATAAGAGACGCCGCCGCCCTGCTGCGCGTCCTCGGCCCACACCGCCGCCGCCCCGGAAGCCGGCAGCGTGTGGATATCGGTCGCCGCGCCCTCGGTGTATACGGCGCCGTCCGCACCGCTCCAGCGGATCACAAGTCCGGTCCCGTCCTCCGCCGGCGTCCATGCGTTGGGGACTACAACCTCTGCGGACATCTCCCCCCGACCAAACACCAGCCCGCCGGTCATCGTAAAGCTGCCGTCATGGACAAACACCCCGCCGCCGTAGCCGACGACCACGTTGCCGGAGATCTCCCCGCTGTCCACGGCAAGGCTGCCGCCCAAGACGTACACCCCGCCGCCATTGCCACTGATGACTGTGTTGCCGGAGATGCCGCCGCCGCTCACGCGGCCAGTGGTATAGGCATACACCCCGCCGCCGCCGTCCGTGGCCGTGTTGCCGGATATATGCCCGCCGCCCATCTCAAAGCTGCTCGCGGAACCGCCGACATACGCACCGCCGCCGTAACTGGCCGCATTGCCAGTGATATCTCCGCCGGTCATCGTAAAGGCGCCGGCACTGGCCACTCCGCCGCCAACGCCGCCAACGACCGTATTGCCGGAGATCTCTCCGCCGGTCATCGTAAAGCTGCTGTTGCCGCCCGAGACGTACACCCCGCCGCCGTAGCCCGAGACGTTGTCCTTCAAAACCGCGCCGTCCTGCAGCGTCAGCGCGCCCTCCTCCACACGCACCAGCGAGGCGCTGTTCGCGCTGTACGCGTCCTTCGCCCCGTCCAGCGTGATATCCTCCAAGATCAGCGCCGCGTCGGAATCGACGTAGACCAAATAAACGTCGGCGGCGGCGCGCTTGAGTGTGCCGCCCGTGAGCGTCAGGGCGTAGTCCGCGTTGCTGACGGTGAGGAGCGCAGTCATGTCAATGCTGCCGCTCACCTCGATGGTTGTGTCCGCGGCGGCATCGCTGTTGAAGGCGTTGACGGCCGCCTGTAAGCCGGCAAAGTCCGTCACCGCCGCCGCTGCCAACGGCTGTATCTCCGTTTCGTTCTCCGCCATCGCCGGCGATATCACCCCCAACACAAAACATACCGCCAAGAGCAGAAGCAAGGTTTTGCTTGTCCGTTTGGTTTGCATAAAACAACACTTCCTTTTCCATTTTCCCAGTTTCTGTGTTCCGTAAAATCCTCCAGGTACGGGTGAACACAGTTCGCCCTTACACCGACGCGCAAAGACAGTTCTGTTTTCTTGTTGACCGTGGACACACGCCGCCACTCCAGCTTTGTCGAACCTCCAAACAGCCGCCGGGGCTCAGGCGGCCTCCTCGGCCGGCGTCTCGTCCGGTTTCGCGTTGCCGCCGCCCCGGGCGATGCGGTAGGATACCGTGACCCCGTCGGCATCGGCGCTCGAATTGTAGACGTTCGCCTTCGCATTCAACTCCCGCAGCAACGCCGTCTCCACCTCGGGCGGGGCGTCCTCCGGGATGATCACAAGGCACTCCACATTTTTATGTCGACCCTGATCGACGGTCACTTTGCCGCCGCCCTCCATGGGAATCTCCGTTGTGTTTTCAATTTTTTCCAACTTATCTAAGAATCTTCCGTTTATTTGTCCCGCACTGTACGCTGCTCTGAATCCGGATGCATTGTTGTAGCTATTGCTAAAAACATTGATCGAAATACAATGGTAGAATGTGTTGGTGTTTTCGTCATACGCATAGGGCGTCTGTATGCCCTGCGCGGTGACGATGCCTGTGCCTGCGTGCGTCTCTTTGAGCATGTTTTTGAAGAACATCCCCCTATCGATGTTGCCGAGTTTCCAGATGGAGTCCTCCGACGACCCGCTCGGCGGCGGGGAGGCGGGCGCCGGCGCGGGGACGATGGTTTCGTCGCCGCCCAACCAGCCTCGTGTGGAGGCGCTCTGGACAAACTGGAGCTTGACCGGCCCGACGAAGGGGAGCTTGATGACCTCCAATTCATACGCGATGACAAGATTCACATCCAACGGAGCGTCCTTTGAAAAGAGCGTGGACATGTTGAAATTCAGAGCGCCCAACCCTTCTTTGAGCCCCATGGCCTTCAGATACAGGTCCGCGTCCGTTTTTTGATCGTCGGCATAACGACCGTTGCCGATGTGCCGCGTGACCAGGGCCCGCGCGAGCGGCGCGGCGATCAGATGAGACTTTGCCTCGTCCATGCCGCCTGAGATGCCCATCGCCGCCAGACTCTTGACGAAGTCCATCGGGTTTGAGACGATGCCGTCCACTTGGTCGCCAAGCGCTTTGATCGAGTCGGAGATATTGTAGACATTGGTCTTGGCATTTTCGTAATTGTCCTTGAGTGTCTGATACGTGTCCAGCACATCCGTCGGCGTTTCGACGCCACCGATGGCCTCGCCTGAACTGCCGATCAGATTGTAGATGCTCTCGACGCCGGCAATGGATGTGTCGGCGTTTTTGATCATGCCCGTCACCGTCTCATCAGCGGATCCGCCCGCCGCGCGCATATCCCGGTCCAGCGAGTACAGACCCGTCACTTCATAGAAGTATGAATACTGCGACATCTCCAGCGCGGAGACATTGAGGGCGTGATTGATGGCCGACTGCACGCGGCAGATGTTGATGAGCGAGAGCAGCATAACCATCACCGAGGTAAAAAACACCATAGACAGCGAGGCTTCCACAGTGATGGATCCCCGCTCCCTCCCAAGCAGGCCGTTCCTCTTTTTCATGCCGATGCTCCTCCTTTGCCCCACACCTCCGACACATATCTGGCGTGCATCTCGTTCAATAGAATCTCTCAATTGTAGCGAACAGCAATCGAAATTGGGAGATCAATCCTCTTCTCCCTCCGGCTCGTCTTCGAAGGTCAGAATAATTCGGTCGACCAGGTCGGTCAGTTCTTCCATGTACCCATGGTCTTTGCTGATATCCGTTGCCCATATCAACATCGGGCGTTTGGAGCCCATGATGGCGTAGCCTACTACCGTGCATTCACGGAAGTCATCTTCTGCCATCGTATACACCAAGTCTCCGGTAAATCTAGTCGCTTCACATCCATCCACAGTGATCGTCTCTCCGGCCTCATAAGTTGCTTCCGCCACCGTCTCCAATGGCATTCCTCTTTCTAGAAGACTCTTCACTTTATATGGGATCATTTCTGTGATGATGTCCTCTGTGGTTTTAATATTCTCAATTTTGATATTGTCTTTATCCGTTGTGTTAACAATATCTCCATCAAAATACTTTGAAAATACCATACACCTATCTACATCTCTAAGTAAATATTCGTATCCATTCGAAGAATGCATACCTCTCCATTTGAATTTTAACTTATACCCTGTCCTCTCATCTTTGAATTTCTGTGTCAAATCCATTGTCAATGGATTTTCTACTGCATCGGTCTCTGTTTGGCCATTTGTAGTGGTAGCAGTATTCGAAGATGAGGGTATAACATCTTCATTCCTATCATTTTGTGGCCCACATGCCAGACATACGATTGCCAACGCCAAAGACAAAACAACAACAAAAACCTTTTTCACATTCGTTTCCTCCTTAATAGCCTGCGATGGTCTTATATTCATACTCCCAATAGTTGATTGGCTTTTTTGTCGAATCACTCGCTCCTTTTACAAAAATTTGATTGGACATCAGCAACGCTTTTACATTGATGTTCACCTTCAACTCCACATAACTGTAGGCCTTATTCATCCTAAACTGATCTCCCTTAGCATGGGCCGGACTCCCTGCCCGGCCATAGTGAGACGCATATTCTTTCATGCCAGATCCAAGATTCAATTGAACTACATCGGCAATACGCAGCATTGTATCGTCGGAACCACCGCAGGCCAGTTTCAAAAATAAAAATAACCTCAAATAATCTTTATAAGAAAATTTAAAAATTGTATCCGTCGAGCTGGACGTTTCTCCGCCAGTGTTTTTAGTGCCCTCGATGGTCGTGGTCTTTGTGGGGAAATATGAATCGAGCAGTTCCGATGTTTTTTGAGACAACTTTTCACTG
Protein-coding sequences here:
- a CDS encoding serine/threonine-protein phosphatase; this translates as MNFIVSASTDIGLAKDTNQDSFVVKIVETPRGAMMFSVLCDGMGGLSHGELASATMVHAFIRWLDNDFRRICHAPLWDEQIRAEWEKIIARENRKIMEYGRLHGIKLGTTVTAALLTDERYYILNVGDTRAYEIDGESVRQLTEDQTVAAQEARQGRLSDEEARCDPRRNILLQCVGASRVVQADLFFGATRRDCVYMLCTDGFRNEITPEEIFTCFNPAALDHTAAMKHNAEYLIGLNMQRRERDNISVVLIRTY
- a CDS encoding DUF6382 domain-containing protein, with amino-acid sequence MPKTGAEGVDRMKLGFETQGVNTYLICRLEDSETIDTFTFGMITNTRIPGLSPVLFTQIDDARILKYNISSKISLRHFLGGQVNKKRLLGVFSNIAAALASAEEYMLESETFLFDVDNIYTDVSTCEVSLICLPVRRETGAINLVAFFKDIMFNTQFDQSENCDYVAQIINYLNSVAVFLLPDFKKKIDSLIYVSTTQTQVIMSPPPPAGPAEGPVFLESAPLQAAPVSMAMPAPLPPLSMPSPPPSPVPVPPLSAGAPRPAAFPGAAHPAAAMPLPMPPSPGVSRQVVGVQLPPGLAMPNSAALPPAPAGGKPGREKKESKWRLFSKNPNTDDKKGKKSKKVKPQKGAPAAPGMEMPLSGAPPMPPPAMAAPPPPSMLPLMRPAGPTSLPPPAPADRPLVQRPVLRPMPPPWPPSQAVGDYDAPSLFSMDPLVSEGTTLLEEGAPMPGSAPHLFRLKTQEKIYLTKPLFKIGKEKNYADYTIRDNSAVSRSHLNVIMRGGEVFIVDTNSKNHTFLNDVMIASNVEVKLPHGARVRLANEEFEFRLY
- a CDS encoding WG repeat-containing protein, translating into MKKFLIPLAVVLVALVGWVAGLGATRPEDSSAEIAQYLSVAEQQMGLEAYGAAVACYERVIELEDTLAHNQLLAEAYRRMGRSKQYQNTLEGIVVKFPKEAAGYEILANHYYEVERYTDCVTTVTDASKAGVRTDRLTQLYLWCAYRYTLVGESYEEANCFSGPYAVVRVKGRSRYLNENLTPVMPQFFDTASDFTATGGVTVDGRSYFVDKEGLKYLASDEPYERLWAMSENRAAAVKDGRYVYVNSIFQPVLASYDQATSFADGVAAVRNGDQWTLIDAAGTQIGGPYQDVKIDEYNYCSRQGRIFVKMDGWYILVDSSGKRMGQEWFEDAMPFFTDTWAAVKRDGKWGFVDRDGAIVIEPSEEYEEARSFGSGLAAVKIEDGWSFISKADSVVINSMFMDAKCFSDNGLCPVKIGGVWRYIKLTSRP
- a CDS encoding A24 family peptidase, producing the protein MEAWVSAPVVLVAAAAVLLYNNREVLREDGSLGRKCGAIVRRKNAVVALLCAVPLAEAAFLVSHFCYDSGVPYAVKLLCVCEWLIPIAYMDYKKHIIPNTLIAAGLGLFAVFFAVDVFVLRYEAVDVLKAAGGGLLLGAGVFVLCLLVTKGGMGMGDVKLFGVLGLLLGWDGVFYVILYTVALVAGYGVVMMARKKMDRKTMLPIGPFTLFSMLVSVFLGL